The region TTCTCCGTATACAAAAAGATGAACGGGAAGATGCAAAGATCTACCTGGAATCATTCTCGTACGATCTCGATGGCACGGCGCGAGAGGGATTGGCTGAGTTCATGAAATACCTCTACTACCACGGCATCCAGCCTGATGTTGCCGAGTTGAATTTCCTGAAAATGAGAGACGAAAAGAAAGACGATGATCTGCTTCAGGACATCTCCCCAAATTAGAGGTCTCCTGTGAAGTATCATTGCATCACGCTGTCTTTCACAAATTGAATGTTACTCTCTCCTTGCGTAGATTGACCACGGTGTCAAGCACAGTCGGCCATGCTAAAAACTCTCTTCATCAAAAACTACGCACTCATTGACGAACTAACTGTCCGGTTCTCGGGCTCACCGCTCAACGATGTGAATCGCAAGACGAATGGCCGCGGGCTCGTGATTATCACCGGCGAGACCGGTGCCGGCAAGTCGATCATCATCGATGCGCTGGGACTCATCATCGGCGAGCGGGCAAGCACGGAAGTGGTGCGAACCGGCGCAGAAAAAGCTGTTGTTGAAGGGGTGTTTGAGATTTCCGGCAACAAGAAGCTGCGTGCCTTTCTCAAGGAGAACGACATTGAGTTCACCGACGAATTCATCGTTCGACGTGAGGTTTCCATCAAAGGTACAACCCGCTGCCTCGTCAACGACTCGGCAATCACCTTGGGAATGTTGAAGAAGATTGGTGAATTGCTGGTTGATTTGCACGGACAACACGAGCATCAGTCATTGCTGCGTACCGAAACGCACATCGACATGCTCGATGAATTCGGCGGGTTGGATAAGCAGGTTGATGAGTTTCGCGCCGTGTACAAACGCATGCGGGATACATCAGCTCAGTTACGCGAGCTGAAAGAGCGTGAGGCACAGCTCAAAGAGAAGCTTGAGTTGTATACTTTTCAGATCAAAGAGATTGATGCTGTCGCTCCGCAGGCTGGAGAGGAAGAGAAGATTGAACAGGAATTGAAGATTCTCGAAAACGCCGAGAAGCTCGTCAGCACGGCAACGGGACTCTACGAGTTGCTGTACGAAGGAGAGAATTCCGTTCACGATTTGTTGAGCAAGGCCGGCAAGCAGCTTGTCGATCTCACTCAAATCGACAAACAGTTTGCGGATGCTGTCGATGAATGCAAGTCGGCGGAAGCAATAGTCAACGAGCTTGCAAAATTTCTTCAGCGCTACAGCAGCAACGTGGAATTCAATGCCGAACGGCTTGAGGAGTTGCGCCAACGTATGGTAAGCCTGATTGCGCTCAAGAAAAAATATGGCGGCACACTCGAAGCAACACTGGCGCATCGTGAGCGCATCGGCAAGGAAGCCGAGTTGGGCGAAAATTTCGACGCCAACATCCGCAAATTGACAACACAACTCGACGGGCAGCGGAAAGTCTGCGGCCAGCTTGCCGAACAGCTCAGCGCCAAACGCCGTGACGCCGCGAAGAAACTGGACAAGAGCATTCTTGCCGAACTTGCAAATCTTGGAATTCAGAACGCAAAGTTCGTGGCACAAATCCGGCAGCATGTATTGCCGAGCCACAGTGAGTCGGACGGAGAGTTTGTGCAGATCGGCAAGCAGTTGGTGCGCGTATTCCCTGACGGTGCGGACGAAGTCGAGTTTCTGATCTCAACCAATCTCGGCGAAGAGGTGAAACCGCTTGCCAAAGTTGCCTCCGGCGGCGAAGTCTCGCGTATTATGCTTGCGCTCAAAAGCATTCTTGCAAAATCGGATAAGCTTCCCGTACTTATCTTTGATGAAATCGACACGGGCGTCAGCGGACGCATTGCGCAGGCAGTCGGATTGAGTTTGAAGAATCTCTCGACATTCCATCAAATCATCGCCATTACACATTTGCCGCAGATTGCAGGACTTGCGGATGTGCATTTCGTCGTCGAGAAATCTGAAGATGCAAAACGTGCAACGACTTCAATGCGCATGCTCTCCACCGAAGAACGGGTGCAGGAAGTAGCAAAGCTGATGAGCGGAGCCGAAGTGACGGAAGCCGGATTGCGCAGTGCACGAGAATTGATGGGGGTGAAGTGACGGCATTTCCGCTGAAAAAGATGACGGCAGACCGCTCCGATTTCTTAAACATTCACCTGAGTTTATTTGACTATCTTTGATCATGCCCCTTCACCTATACAACACCCTAACTCGTCAAAAAGAAGAATTCAAACCTCTGCGCGAGAAATACGTCGGCATGTACGTTTGCGGGCCGACGGTGTACGGGCACTCGCATTTGGGTCACGGCAAGAGTTATGTTGCCTTCGACGTAATTGTCCGCTACCTGCGGTACCTCGGCTACAACGTCACGTACGTACAGAACATCACCGACGTCGGACATCTGTTGGGCGAAACCAACGAAGGGGAGGATCGTCTGCTGAAAGCAAGCCGCCTCGAACAGAAACATCCGATGGAAATCGCGGAACTGTACACGCGCAGCTACTTCGAAGATATGGATGCGCTGAACGTGCTGCGCCCCGATATTTCCCCGCGGGCAACGGGACACATCGTCGAACAGATTGAGATGGTCAAAGACCTGCTTGCAAAAGGATTGGCATACGAAGCGAACGGCTCGGTGTATTTTGACGTGCACAAGTTTCACGGCTACGGAAAACTCTCCGGCAGGTCGGTCGAGGAACTGGAAGCCGGTGCCCGCGTTGAAGTGAAATCCGAGAAACGGCATCCCGCCGATTTCGCGCTCTGGAAAAAGGCCGAACCCGAACAC is a window of Bacteroidota bacterium DNA encoding:
- the recN gene encoding DNA repair protein RecN, with the translated sequence MLKTLFIKNYALIDELTVRFSGSPLNDVNRKTNGRGLVIITGETGAGKSIIIDALGLIIGERASTEVVRTGAEKAVVEGVFEISGNKKLRAFLKENDIEFTDEFIVRREVSIKGTTRCLVNDSAITLGMLKKIGELLVDLHGQHEHQSLLRTETHIDMLDEFGGLDKQVDEFRAVYKRMRDTSAQLRELKEREAQLKEKLELYTFQIKEIDAVAPQAGEEEKIEQELKILENAEKLVSTATGLYELLYEGENSVHDLLSKAGKQLVDLTQIDKQFADAVDECKSAEAIVNELAKFLQRYSSNVEFNAERLEELRQRMVSLIALKKKYGGTLEATLAHRERIGKEAELGENFDANIRKLTTQLDGQRKVCGQLAEQLSAKRRDAAKKLDKSILAELANLGIQNAKFVAQIRQHVLPSHSESDGEFVQIGKQLVRVFPDGADEVEFLISTNLGEEVKPLAKVASGGEVSRIMLALKSILAKSDKLPVLIFDEIDTGVSGRIAQAVGLSLKNLSTFHQIIAITHLPQIAGLADVHFVVEKSEDAKRATTSMRMLSTEERVQEVAKLMSGAEVTEAGLRSARELMGVK